A window of the Lactuca sativa cultivar Salinas chromosome 5, Lsat_Salinas_v11, whole genome shotgun sequence genome harbors these coding sequences:
- the LOC128126130 gene encoding uncharacterized protein LOC128126130 — MAAAKLLIEKWPNMFWASCAAHIIDLMLEAIGKEVKLRRLADGDEKASMAFLYAELQQAKEAIKMAFKNVEINYRSIIEIIETRAKGWLDSPLHMTAYLLNPYNFYKDQSINDNVMVLDAIFICFERFFRDDIDKQDQVINMELPKYKEKGDFGRILAANGCSENSSSYDPCTWWMTYGNATPTLQKMFNSKLINKWERNKNQNRDVLRSLDTSKAQSWIVAINDDDEEMEESEGLEVGGEAIDNANQQARELHDDDFVSDEEQVECEEDFEFNSDEEGFVDINEDGY, encoded by the exons ATGGCGGCTGCTAAATTGCTGATAGAGAAGTGGCCAAACATGTTTTGGGCTTCTTGTGCTGCTCACATAATCGATCTTATGCTTGAAGCAATTGGTAAAGAAG TCAAACTCCGTCGACTAGCTGATGGAGATGAAAAGGCATCAATGGCCTTCTTGTATGCAGAACTTCAGCAAGCCAAAGAAGCTATAAAAATGGCTTTTAAAAATGTGGAGATTAACTATCGTTCTATCATAGAAATTATTGAGACAAGAGCAAAAGGTTGGCTTGATAGTCCACTACACATGACAGCTTACTTGTTAAATCCTTATAATTTCTATAAAGatcaaagcataaacgataatgtCATGGTTTTAGATGCAATTTTCATATGTTTTGAAAGGTTTTTTCGTGATGACATTGACAAGCAAGATCAGGTGATAAATATGGAGCTCCCAAAGTACAAGGAAAAAGGAGATTTTGGAAGAATATTGGCAGCAAATGGGTGTTCCGAAAATAGCAGTTCTTATGATCCAT GTACTTGGTGGATGACTTATGGAAATGCAACTCCGACTTTGCAAAAGATG TTTAATTCCAAACTCATCAACAAATGGGAAAGAAATAAGAACCAAAATAGAGATGTATTGCGTTCTCTTGATACTAGTAAGGCACAATCGTGGATTGTTGCTATTAATGATGACGATGAGGAAATGGAAGAAAGTGAGGGTTTGGAGGTTGGTGGAGAAGCAATTGATAATGCAAACCAACAGGCTAGAGAACTCCATGATGATGATTTTGTGTCGGATGAAGAACAAGTGGAATGTGAAGAAGATTTTGAATTTAATTCTGATGAAGAAGGTTTTGTGGATATAAATGAAGACGGTTACTAA